From the genome of Lasioglossum baleicum chromosome 13, iyLasBale1, whole genome shotgun sequence, one region includes:
- the LOC143215483 gene encoding acylamino-acid-releasing enzyme isoform X2, which produces MASPQIEKIVNLYRTLARNPSLSSAKILQATEKEISILGGWSQRNLERRVNQKFCQNYTLDSKLQLLSESFPIDVTTELLSVSTEDEQRRAVLRQATVDNTTKQFIEIWDKQKLVKNYDLATLDVHGDVYTDSEFSSFEWSPDQTKILYIAEKKLPKSKPFYKQKALNSKDKDNKDESEESVGNEYFYKPHWGEQLVGKHRPVVAVLDTTTDTISALSNIPDELSPGQVLWRNDDQGIIGVAWKHEPRHLGLLVCSNRLSWIFLWKDGEFKKLSTDGCAVRCPRLSPDGKSLIWLERDAGGPHHNAHKLMHLEIDSEKQKANVLVDIVPTSIAIQNSEKFYGLYGRLPRRCWSNDSQYIFLSSPQANNIRSYIVDIKAKSVTEIENDRSSLHILDVRNDVIAFLQTSLLEPTALVVGKFEPAIINSGSIPRNKITTSTTIPDSENVMYECCDYDYDNGDEIKHFNFIYFGPKGGDKKSVPLIISPHGGPHSNYANQFAMDHYLFVLSGFAMVQVNYRGSTGMGSKNVEYLLGKAGDADVKDCITATLEALRKYPWLNPDQIGLTGGSHGGFLVAHLSGQYPDLYKVVVARNPVIDIAAMFTISDIPDWCCTETNYPFDESKQVAEDGQVEMLVKMFTCSPIIHVGKVKAPTLLCLGTNDLRVPCSQGKMWYQRLKANNVKTKMLVYEDNHNLTTGPVEIDNVINACLWLQEHISPDKPAGVNSQE; this is translated from the exons ATGGCATCGCCTCAG ATCGagaaaattgtcaatttgtaCAGGACTTTGGCACGAAATCCATCCTTAAGCAGTGCAAAGATCCTTCAAGCCACCGAGAAGGAAATATCAATTTTGGGTGGATGGTCGCAAAGAAACTTGGAAAGGAGAGTGAACCAAAAGTTCTGCCAAAACTATACTTTAGATTCAAAATTGCAACTTCTGTCTGAAAGCTTTCCTATCGATGTTACAACAGA ACTTTTATCTGTGTCGACCGAAGATGAACAGCGTAGAGCAGTATTAAGACAAGCTACAGTTGATAATACCACAAAACAATTCATTGAAATATGGGATAAACAGAAGCTTGTGAAGAATTATGACTTAGCCACTTTAGATGTTCATGGAGATGTGTACACAGAct CTGAATTTTCTTCCTTTGAGTGGTCGCCGGatcaaacaaagattttgtatatcGCAGAGAAGAAACTTCCAAAATCAAAACCATTTTACAAGCAAAAGGCTCTTAATTCGAAAGATAAGGATAACAAAGATGAAAGTGAAGAAtctgtg GGTAACGAATATTTTTACAAACCCCATTGGGGAGAGCAACTGGTAGGTAAACATAGACCAGTGGTAGCTGTTCTCGATACCACAACAGATACGATTTCAGCTCTCTCCAATATACCCGATGAACTATCGCCTGGACAAGTGTTGTGGAGGAATGATGATCAGGGAATAATCGGTGTGGCGTGGAAACACGAACCGAGGCATTTAGGTCTTCTTGTGTGCAGCAACAGGCTTTCCTGGATATTCTTGTGGAAGGATGGAGAGTTCA aaaagCTTTCCACTGACGGATGTGCTGTTCGCTGTCCCCGACTCAGCCCTGATGGAAAAAGTTTAATTTGGTTGGAAAGAGATGCTGGCGGTCCACATCATAATGCTCACAAGCTAATGCATTTAGAAATTGATTCCGAAAAACAGAAG GCCAATGTTCTCGTCGATATCGTGCCTACTAGTATAGCTATACAAAATTCCGAGAAATTTTACGGATTATACGGTCGCTTACCACGCAGATGTTGGAGCAACGACTCGCAATACATATTCTTAAGTTCACCTCAAGCGAACAACATTCGCTCCTACATTGTTGATATAA AAGCGAAGAGCGTGACCGAGATTGAAAACGATAGAAGCAGCTTACACATTTTGGATGTGAGGAACGACGTTATCGCGTTTCTGCAAACATCTCTTTTAGAACCCACTGCCCTCGTGGTTGGAAAATTTGAGCCAGCGATAATTAACAGTGGTAGCATtccaagaaataaaattacaacttCTACAACAATTCCTGATTCTGAGAACGTAATGTACGAATGCTGTGATTATGATTATGACAATGGCGATGAAATTA AACACTTCAACTTCATCTATTTCGGACCAAAGGGCGGGGACAAAAAATCTGTACCTTTGATCATTTCACCTCACGGTGGACCTCACTCTAATTATGCGAACCAATTTGCAATGGATCACTATTTATTTGTATTATCAG GTTTTGCCATGGTGCAGGTCAACTACCGTGGATCAACAGGAATGGGTTCTAAGAATGTCGAGTACCTGCTAGGAAAAGCTGGTGACGCTGATGTAAAAGACTGCATAACTGCCACGCTAGAGGCTTTAAGAAAATATCCATGGTTAAATCCCGACCAAATAGGACTGACAGGCGGATCTCATGGTGGATTTTTAGTGGCTCATTTGAGCGGTCAATACCCA GACCTGTACAAAGTCGTTGTCGCAAGGAACCCAGTAATCGACATTGCCGCGATGTTCACGATATCAGACATCCCGGACTG GTGTTGCACCGAGACGAACTATCCTTTCGACGAAAGCAAACAGGTGGCAGAGGACGGCCAAGTCGAAATGCTTGTGAAAATGTTCACGTGTTCTCCGATCATTCATGTCGGCAAAGTCAAAGCTCCAACTTTATTATGTTTAGGCACAAACGATTTGCGTGTGCCATGTTCTCAAGGAAAAATGTGGTATCAGCGGCTCAAAGCGAATAACGTTAAAACAAA AATGCTCGTTTACGAGGACAATCATAATCTAACCACAGGACCAGTGGaaatcgataacgttatcaatgCTTGCTTGTGGTTGCAAGAACACATCTCGCCTGATAAGCCAGCAGGTGTAAACTCACAGGAATAA
- the LOC143215483 gene encoding acylamino-acid-releasing enzyme isoform X1, with protein MASPQIEKIVNLYRTLARNPSLSSAKILQATEKEISILGGWSQRNLERRVNQKFCQNYTLDSKLQLLSESFPIDVTTELLSVSTEDEQRRAVLRQATVDNTTKQFIEIWDKQKLVKNYDLATLDVHGDVYTDSEFSSFEWSPDQTKILYIAEKKLPKSKPFYKQKALNSKDKDNKDESEESVGNEYFYKPHWGEQLVGKHRPVVAVLDTTTDTISALSNIPDELSPGQVLWRNDDQGIIGVAWKHEPRHLGLLVCSNRLSWIFLWKDGEFKKLSTDGCAVRCPRLSPDGKSLIWLERDAGGPHHNAHKLMHLEIDSEKQKANVLVDIVPTSIAIQNSEKFYGLYGRLPRRCWSNDSQYIFLSSPQANNIRSYIVDIKAKSVTEIENDRSSLHILDVRNDVIAFLQTSLLEPTALVVGKFEPAIINSGSIPRNKITTSTTIPDSENVMYECCDYDYDNGDEIKHFNFIYFGPKGGDKKSVPLIISPHGGPHSNYANQFAMDHYLFVLSGFAMVQVNYRGSTGMGSKNVEYLLGKAGDADVKDCITATLEALRKYPWLNPDQIGLTGGSHGGFLVAHLSGQYPDLYKVVVARNPVIDIAAMFTISDIPDCRTALSKEEKIKFHYDECCTETNYPFDESKQVAEDGQVEMLVKMFTCSPIIHVGKVKAPTLLCLGTNDLRVPCSQGKMWYQRLKANNVKTKMLVYEDNHNLTTGPVEIDNVINACLWLQEHISPDKPAGVNSQE; from the exons ATGGCATCGCCTCAG ATCGagaaaattgtcaatttgtaCAGGACTTTGGCACGAAATCCATCCTTAAGCAGTGCAAAGATCCTTCAAGCCACCGAGAAGGAAATATCAATTTTGGGTGGATGGTCGCAAAGAAACTTGGAAAGGAGAGTGAACCAAAAGTTCTGCCAAAACTATACTTTAGATTCAAAATTGCAACTTCTGTCTGAAAGCTTTCCTATCGATGTTACAACAGA ACTTTTATCTGTGTCGACCGAAGATGAACAGCGTAGAGCAGTATTAAGACAAGCTACAGTTGATAATACCACAAAACAATTCATTGAAATATGGGATAAACAGAAGCTTGTGAAGAATTATGACTTAGCCACTTTAGATGTTCATGGAGATGTGTACACAGAct CTGAATTTTCTTCCTTTGAGTGGTCGCCGGatcaaacaaagattttgtatatcGCAGAGAAGAAACTTCCAAAATCAAAACCATTTTACAAGCAAAAGGCTCTTAATTCGAAAGATAAGGATAACAAAGATGAAAGTGAAGAAtctgtg GGTAACGAATATTTTTACAAACCCCATTGGGGAGAGCAACTGGTAGGTAAACATAGACCAGTGGTAGCTGTTCTCGATACCACAACAGATACGATTTCAGCTCTCTCCAATATACCCGATGAACTATCGCCTGGACAAGTGTTGTGGAGGAATGATGATCAGGGAATAATCGGTGTGGCGTGGAAACACGAACCGAGGCATTTAGGTCTTCTTGTGTGCAGCAACAGGCTTTCCTGGATATTCTTGTGGAAGGATGGAGAGTTCA aaaagCTTTCCACTGACGGATGTGCTGTTCGCTGTCCCCGACTCAGCCCTGATGGAAAAAGTTTAATTTGGTTGGAAAGAGATGCTGGCGGTCCACATCATAATGCTCACAAGCTAATGCATTTAGAAATTGATTCCGAAAAACAGAAG GCCAATGTTCTCGTCGATATCGTGCCTACTAGTATAGCTATACAAAATTCCGAGAAATTTTACGGATTATACGGTCGCTTACCACGCAGATGTTGGAGCAACGACTCGCAATACATATTCTTAAGTTCACCTCAAGCGAACAACATTCGCTCCTACATTGTTGATATAA AAGCGAAGAGCGTGACCGAGATTGAAAACGATAGAAGCAGCTTACACATTTTGGATGTGAGGAACGACGTTATCGCGTTTCTGCAAACATCTCTTTTAGAACCCACTGCCCTCGTGGTTGGAAAATTTGAGCCAGCGATAATTAACAGTGGTAGCATtccaagaaataaaattacaacttCTACAACAATTCCTGATTCTGAGAACGTAATGTACGAATGCTGTGATTATGATTATGACAATGGCGATGAAATTA AACACTTCAACTTCATCTATTTCGGACCAAAGGGCGGGGACAAAAAATCTGTACCTTTGATCATTTCACCTCACGGTGGACCTCACTCTAATTATGCGAACCAATTTGCAATGGATCACTATTTATTTGTATTATCAG GTTTTGCCATGGTGCAGGTCAACTACCGTGGATCAACAGGAATGGGTTCTAAGAATGTCGAGTACCTGCTAGGAAAAGCTGGTGACGCTGATGTAAAAGACTGCATAACTGCCACGCTAGAGGCTTTAAGAAAATATCCATGGTTAAATCCCGACCAAATAGGACTGACAGGCGGATCTCATGGTGGATTTTTAGTGGCTCATTTGAGCGGTCAATACCCA GACCTGTACAAAGTCGTTGTCGCAAGGAACCCAGTAATCGACATTGCCGCGATGTTCACGATATCAGACATCCCGGACTG TCGCACTGCTTTGTCTAAGGAAGAGAAAATTAAGTTCCATTACGATGA GTGTTGCACCGAGACGAACTATCCTTTCGACGAAAGCAAACAGGTGGCAGAGGACGGCCAAGTCGAAATGCTTGTGAAAATGTTCACGTGTTCTCCGATCATTCATGTCGGCAAAGTCAAAGCTCCAACTTTATTATGTTTAGGCACAAACGATTTGCGTGTGCCATGTTCTCAAGGAAAAATGTGGTATCAGCGGCTCAAAGCGAATAACGTTAAAACAAA AATGCTCGTTTACGAGGACAATCATAATCTAACCACAGGACCAGTGGaaatcgataacgttatcaatgCTTGCTTGTGGTTGCAAGAACACATCTCGCCTGATAAGCCAGCAGGTGTAAACTCACAGGAATAA
- the Swip-1 gene encoding EF-hand domain-containing protein D2 homolog Swip-1: MPADAELSNLLSRRQRINDELEEGKEVKKQYKFVNVYIEFHELSRREIKQYEQTFNRFDDGHDGFLDLSELKRMMEVLGAPQTHLGLKSMIQEVDEDGDGRISFREFLLIYRKARAGELEQDSGLGQLARLTEVDVDEVGVTGAKNFFEAKIEQLSKASKFEDEIRMEQEERKREEEDKAARRAQFRQKAALFGN, translated from the exons ATGCCAGCGGACGCAGAGCTCAGCAATCTACTCAGCAGGCGGCAGAGGATCAACGACGAGCTGGAGGAGGGAAAAGAAGTGAAAAAGCAGTACAAATTCGTGAACGTTTACATAGAGTTCCACGAGCTGTCCCGCCGCGAGATCAAGCAGTACGAGCAGACCTTCAACAG GTTTGACGATGGCCACGATGGATTCCTGGACTTATCAGAGCTGAAACGGATGATGGAGGTTTTGGGAGCTCCGCAGACCCATCTCGGTTTGAAGTCGATGATACAGGAAGTGGACGAGGATGGCGATGGACGGATTTCCTTCCGCGAG TTTCTGTTGATCTACCGCAAGGCACGTGCCGGTGAATTAGAACAGGATTCTGGGTTGGGCCAGCTGGCCCGATTGACAGAGGTCGATGTGGACGAGGTGGGAGTCACGGGAGCTAAGAACTTCTTCGAAGCTAAG ATCGAGCAGCTGAGCAAGGCGAGCAAATTCGAGGACGAAATTCGCATGGAACAGGAGGAACGGAAGCGGGAAGAAGAGGACAAGGCGGCGAGGCGGGCGCAGTTCAGACAGAAAGCTGCCCTGTTCGGCAATTGA